The Coleofasciculaceae cyanobacterium genome contains a region encoding:
- a CDS encoding ABC transporter ATP-binding protein: MNLSNQFSKSQPTIIRLEEVEKVYGSGNTAVHALDKVNLIINQGEYCSIMGASGSGKSTVMNIIGCLDRPTAGKYYLDNVAVAGLADEQLAEIRNRKIGFVFQQFHLLPQISALENVMLPMVYAGISNSERRDRAQEALNKMGLGNRVNNRPNQLSGGQQQRVAIARAIVNQPLLLLADEPTGALDSHTTKEVLDIFGDLHNSGITVVMVTHEPEVAKLTERIVWFKDGQIVYSHLTPAEMLTIAVAS, translated from the coding sequence ATGAATCTATCAAATCAGTTTTCCAAATCTCAGCCAACCATCATTCGCTTAGAAGAAGTAGAAAAAGTTTACGGTAGTGGCAATACTGCGGTTCATGCCTTAGATAAAGTCAATCTCATCATCAATCAGGGAGAATATTGCTCCATCATGGGAGCATCTGGTTCAGGAAAATCTACGGTCATGAATATAATTGGCTGTTTAGATCGACCTACTGCGGGAAAATATTACCTCGATAATGTTGCTGTGGCAGGATTGGCTGATGAACAATTGGCAGAGATTCGTAATCGCAAAATTGGCTTTGTATTCCAACAGTTTCATTTACTTCCCCAAATCAGCGCCTTAGAAAATGTTATGTTGCCAATGGTGTATGCAGGAATATCTAATAGTGAACGACGCGATCGCGCCCAAGAAGCCTTAAACAAGATGGGTTTGGGTAACAGAGTCAATAACCGCCCGAATCAGCTCTCTGGAGGACAACAGCAGCGAGTAGCGATCGCCAGAGCCATTGTCAATCAACCTTTACTGCTACTGGCGGATGAGCCGACTGGTGCGCTAGACTCTCACACGACTAAAGAAGTTTTGGATATTTTTGGCGATTTACATAATAGTGGCATAACCGTAGTAATGGTTACTCATGAACCAGAAGTAGCTAAATTAACCGAGAGAATAGTTTGGTTTAAGGATGGTCAAATAGTTTATTCTCATCTGACCCCAGCGGAAATGTTAACCATAGCAGTTGCCTCCTAA